In Bactrocera neohumeralis isolate Rockhampton unplaced genomic scaffold, APGP_CSIRO_Bneo_wtdbg2-racon-allhic-juicebox.fasta_v2 cluster10, whole genome shotgun sequence, the genomic stretch ttttaaagctgattTTGAACGCACGAGAAgaaactgcctttatgccgcgatgtctgaatgtGGTATCCCCGTAAAATCGGAAATCGGAATCGGGAAAAaatctccgaaccgttcgataccaaaagagatttcagacaaggcgactccttgttgtccgacttcttcaatctgctgctggataaaacaattcgagctgcagaactaaacagagaaggtaccatcttctataagcgTGTataactgctggcgtacgccgatgatattgatatcattaaccgcgtcgttagttctgctttctccagattggataAGGCAGCAAAACAAATGAATCTGGTGATGAACGAAGacagacgaaatatctcctgtcatcagaCAAACAttcatcgcattcgcgactaggcacccaagtcactgttgacagccataacttcgaagtcgtagataatttcgtttatcttggaaccagcatcaacaccaacaacagcgtcagcctcaaaatcaaacgcagaatatctcttgccaacaggtatcTTCGAccaagtaggcaattgagaagttaagacctctctcgacgaacaaaaaccaaactgtaTAAGTCACTCAATATTCCCGTCCtattatatggtgcagaggcacggACAGTGACAACATCTGTTGAGTCGACGTTAGGAGTttccgagagaaaggttctgcgaaagatttatggtcctttgcgcgttggcacGACGAGATTGTGAAAGTaatcaacgcagtacccgccgggggaagcagatgaagatctccactccgttggtggagaaggacctgacttcgttTTGAATCTCCAATTCGCGCctccttgcgaaaagaagaaacgaatggcgcgcttattacgccagtaaagaagaagaagaaaaccaCTGATAaggtataaacaattttttatcccccgcagattgtggggttctCTTTTTGTGGAATGGTCAGAGCacgcttaaattccaatcgtcgaacATGCTTTCGTCCTACCATATTCCACAAAGATGCAGACGCATTCTCCTTATTAGTTCTTTGCCGCCGCATTTTAAagcttggccggcaatccatcggcacCTGCCGCTTTCTTGTTTTTCAAACGGGTAATTGCTACTTgaatttcttcttttcttcaCTAAAGCTGACTCAAATGTTTCTATTGCTTTGATCACACCATTGTACGATGGAGGCAAAGTCAACAGCAAATGTGATACTTTATCCATTTCTTGTATTTTTGCACAGTGGCATCGCATTTGATAGTTTGAGTGATAATAATTGTTTGCGTACCGCTAATTGCGTAGCCTAAATTTTGCGTTTGTCTCTCCAAATTCTTAAATACTTGACACGCCGAGATGTCGCCTGTTGCGAAattccaaacaaaattttagacaatgTTCAAGATTTCACATTTTTAGGTTATCACATGTTATGGTTAAGCAGAGTGTAATTGTgcatcaatttttatttttatcaaagaaaaataGTTATAAAGAAGTGCACATTGctcatttataattaaaaaatacaaaaatatataatacattgaAACAAGAGGCGTGTTTAGTGTTTTTTAGAGTATGAAGACTCttacattaaattaatatatatcgaattttcattttattttatagaatgATTTGAAGAATCAACTTAAGGAGGCTGGAGCGAAGTTAgttgtaattgatttttttgcaaCTTGGTGTGGCCCATGTAAAATTATCGCTCCTCGGCTAGAAGAATTGGCAAAAGAGTACGAAGGAAGAGTCGTTGTATTAAAGGTATGTTACTGCATAGCTGTACTGTTTCCTATGGTACACCGGCATTTTAACGTTATTCTTTTTCTacgtaatataaataatatagtgttacttattgtttaatatttattgattgtttaatatttatttctagttTTTTAATGCTTTGTTAACATTCTGTAATTCGatgcatacaaacatttatagtTAACATATATTATAGACTTATAATTATTTGGAACTAAAATTAATAACACTagattaaacaaaaacaaatatttaaataataaattaaatattaaaaaataaatatttaaatttagtattgCTATGGAGAAAgcatggttgttgttgttgtatcgaTTATCTAAATCATGATAGGTGAAGTGTAAAATCAATTGCCAATGAAGCTATTTAGGGGTAGGTAGCTTAAAGTTgtacaacatcaacaacagcgGGATCGGAGTAAAGGTGAAGGCTTAGCGGGACATTCAAAGATTTGTTTAGTATCATGCGAAGACTCTGATTGCTGATCGACCTCTGCAATGGCTGTTGTTTTGAAACCAATGACGTCATTCACTAGAAGGGAGTTAATGCAAATGTTAACGTACTCATCTTAAATAGGAATATTCTCCTGATGTAGTTGGAGGCGGTTCCGATGCTAGCTGATGACTGCAGGTATAAGATTAAGATTGTAGTCGATGATTTTCAAATTGGAAAATCCTTGATAGGAACTTAAAATGCAATCCCCTGGCCGGTCACTAATTACGTAACCCCCATATGGTGGTGCATGGTTAATTTAAGGGTTCGCTGAAATATAATTGTAGCTGCTCTTCTTATTTACTggcttagacaccgcttacgtggttatagccgagttaacaacagagagccagttgtttttcctttttgctatgtggcgccaattggagatcccAAGCGAAGTCAgatccttttccacctggtctctccaacggagtggaggtcttcctcttcctctgcttccgccggcgtgtactgcgtcgaaaactttcattCCAGTCCATTCGGACTACATGACCTAGACAGCGTAgtcggtgtttttttttttaaattcggtcaactatatcaatgtcgtcgtatatctcatacagataatcattccatcgaatgcggtatacGCTGGAGTCAATGCGCACAGGACCATAAATCCTCCGCAAAACCTTCTTCCTGAAAACTTTTAActtcaactcatcagatgttgtcatcgtccatgcatgtatactatatattaggacggaaataatgagcaATTTCCACGAAAACCGGTTCTACGCACTGGAATTGCCcaggattttatccggccaaaagCTGTTTTTTCGATTAGGATCTGTAAGTATTAATCTAAGTTTGTCGTCATTagagcaatgccttgcagcaggattgctccgtatcctcctgactcgtgctgtCATTGAGTCCAACACGGgtccggaggaatttttctgctgcgtttgtGCTAAAAGGCTCCATCCAAATTCCACCTCGGTCAGGTATAACACATGCAATGGacggagccatcttaagacctgctcaggccttaagacacgtagggagtggaccacgagtTACGTGTCGCCATGTTGCCTACGCAATACTGCGACACTAGCCTCTACGACTGTGCAATCTGCACCCCGAGCGGCCAACAGAGGATCTCCACGGTCCCCAGGAGGCAACATAGTTCCGATTCTGACTTGTCCCAAACGAAAAGATTCGAAACGAGATATTAGTGGTGGCTTAaccttcatattgcacaacaccgtgtAAAATCATCTAATCGATGAAGATATTGGCCGCAGAGATACTACTAGAAgctctaaatatttaatatatatgtacatccccCCAGTTATATGTTCCCATAAAagatatcacccgaatataggcgcgctacttcgtggtgaaaaccgtttggtactaggcgactttaacgcgcaccacgatctttggcattcctgcctgtcaaatgatcgtaggggAATGGAGCCGGCGGAtcagattgacgattcgacattctgcacaatgaatgacgaagcccccaccagagttatgggcacctgtaatagctcgcccgatattaccattgctagtggtggtctgataaatagaATAACCTGGCaacctatgctaactctcgcatcagaccatctgcccataattatctcgatcgagaaacctccTGATTtcgtttctgtggacaaccgtaccttcgttaactttaacaaagctaactgggtcggcttcacagaatttactgagaacACTTTCAACAAtcgattccgcaaggtgatcgcagcagctaccgccgaagcagccgttttagctaacgAGCGCGACTCCTTAtgccatgccgatcccggggatccccgaataagggatctcaatttggagattcggcgatTGGTAAATcatcataagcggacgaaatggataaagcacctgaagtcctgcaacctctcTACCGATGTGaataagctttgggctactgtcaaggctttgtctaacccgaagagacatgacCGAGTcaaagttcaattcaatggtcatgcctcttcggacccgaagaagtgcgcgagctattttagccggaaattcacactgcacccttcggtagacaaagccaaGCCAtatgttaaccgacggctgcgcaaaatgccgaACGATTGCGCGCCACTTACATTCACCAATGAGGAGGGTCAGAATGTCATCAACAAATCAAAATCttctaaatccattggccctgatggaattaacatgctaatgctaaagcatctaggctcgacgggagtaagctatctcaccaaggtcctcaacctgtcgctgaccactcttcaaatacctgatgtgtggaaagtcggaagagtggtcccactactgaaacctgggaaacgcGCCAACAAAGAGGAATCTTgtcgtccgataactctcctctccccagtagtgaaggcACTtaaggccttgctactccctaCCTTCACTCACCACTTGAGCCTAgccaccaccacagcacttagcgtcataaacgctcagatagttcatggcctcaaccagaaaccacttTGTGAGAGAACGATTCTCGAaccgttggacttgtcaaaagcttttgacactgTCTTTCatacaacgctactgcaggacatcgaaCAAACTACGCTCACTCCAGGACTGAAGAACTACCTGAACGGTCGTCAGTCAACCGTACTATTTcgaaacatctaaactgagaagaattaaacagggggttccgcagggtggtgtcctcgccccgctactgtttaacttctacatctcgaaactcccacagccaccagagggagtttgcataacctcgtacgctgatgattgcacgatattgacgtcgggcaatggaatggatggcatgtgttcaaaagtaaacagctatctctccgacctttctcgtttgtTTTCTGCACGGAACCtaacactttcccccaccaaatccgcAGTGACCATATTCACGAACTGGAGGGAGGAGTATAGGCTtgagcttaatattgcagtcgatagCGTCAAGATTTCGACTGTCAGTGATCCTAAGAATTTAGGTGTAACATTTGGTAGTCTATGCTCCTTTACTCCTCATACGACCACTGTTATCGCaaaggtacagagccgcaataAAATCCTCatgtcgctagccggcagcacatagggaaaagacaaagaaacgtaaAAGATTCTGACCTGCCggaaacgcgagtgacccttgcgcagcttcgttctggattagtaggttaaactcttacttatccagaatagaccctgatatatccagcatatgtcctgcgtgcaatgagtccgCGCAGCTCGTTTCCTGGGCCTTCcgctagatgacgtcgacgacaacctaGATAATCCTTATCATTCTAACAGGGATTAGATATccgttagaacaacaacaacggatataacgagtgacttatagagtttggtttttgttggtcgagaggggactttacttctcaattgccttctcagtctgaaatagcacctgttggccagagatatcctgtgttggatttctatttccaagatagacgaaattatctaccacTTCGAGGTTATGActctcaacagtgacgtgggtgtctagtcgcgagtgcgacgactgtttgtttgatgacaggagatatttcgtcttgttctcgttcaccaccagacccattttcttcaTTGCCTTATTCATTCTGGAGGAAGCAGAACtgacggcgcggttgttaaggccaatgatatcaatatcattggagTACGCCAGCAGTTATACACGCTTATAGAATATGgcaccttctctgtttagttatGCAgagcgaattattttcttcagaagcagatcaagtcgcacgataggaagtcgccttgtctgaaacatcgtttggtatcgaatggctcggagaggtccctgccgattctgacggagcttttattATTACTCAAGGTCAGTTTACACGGCTGTATTAGTTTTTCGTGGTTACCAAATTCTGACATCacggcagctccttttcgtgctgccaaaaacagctttaaaatcgacgaaaaggtggtgtgtgcctatcctcttttcacgggtcttttccaagattgaatggtatctggtcagttgtagaATTTCCAGTCCTAAAGCCACTCtgataattttagtatgctttacgcatcggttactagatcacatCTAGGGGTTCAACAAGAGTATGagccggtcttgaaactttctgttagtcgccggattttttcgtagaattttcgagtattacccctgtcggccagcttgtcaagctcttcatactcacgcatttcggccccTCTCtctttctgtctgcaaatgcgtctcgcttacCTCTTCAACGCTCGGAATATATCCCATTCCGCACTTGTTCTGGTTGATTGTATCGCTGCAAGGTGagcagtctgctttctctcctCTGCGGCTCGGTATTCCTCATCGCagcagctgttcttttgcattttccaaaagCCAATGCTTTCGTTTGCAGCTCTGCGACTCTGCTTTCCTCATCGTATCAActgttcttttacatttttcgaaaaccaatggtttcgattgcaactgtacgtaaggagcttgaaataccATATAGTTATGGTTCCCTTATGCCGAATTGTTGATGACTGCTCTCAGAGAGCTGGAGtgtaagtcgagtagaaaatcgttcctCTGTCTGTTGTGactgcagcttctcgacgttgaactttccttgtgtttatggaagtgcgttttttgctgcacagaggcgggttcgcaccttggctgcaacaagatagtgatccgatgtTAGGctctcggagcgtacgcatgtCTACAACACTGGAGACgagtcttccgtctatcacaacattatCGATTTGTTTGGTGGTTTTTGATCCGGACACAGCCAGTTAGCTTGTTTAATTcacctatgctggaatctagtactacaggtaACTGAGCCTCAACCACATCTTCATTTTCTTCCGTCGGGGAGTGGGCGCAAATCAACTTTGTGTTTAAGAAcgatttgatgcggattgtggctagacgctcatccaccggggtgaatgacagtactcggcgacgtaTTCTCCTTCCCCAACACGAATCCCaaaccgaatttgcgctcctttatatggctactgtagtagataccacaaggacctactcgcctcagtcagtgtgatgtcagccttcattttagcgaggacatcaaccagaaAAGCAGAGGCACCTTCCAAATTAAGGAAAcggcattccaggtgcatgtcctgaaatcgttatccttaatgcgtttgccatggtgGTCAACAAAAGGCGGGTTTCTAATCCGAGGcagtttgtaatttttaattaggagcgctttttacgtggcgggtccaaaCAAACCTTGTGGAGaggatgttttgccttctcactttagatcgctttcaaacagatgttcttaggctacccagagtctacttggtctaggaccggtAGTTGTGAGCTGcgtgagccatatgtaaaagaatcgtttctgatcactcccaagtgaatgacaatccatgaactttcctcacttgcgtgaacttctaaacATGACCCATCCTCCTGTATCTGCTCTTTCGATGTCAATGTTGTTCCCGGCAACTTGAACGCCGGAAAATATCTTCGGCACAAGAGCATTCAACCTGTCAATGACATACAACAATATTCCGACCACTTTGCGCACGCGACCAATTTTCGACAGATATTGAACGTCATTAACAGTGAAGCTAATAAGACTTTCATTGACGCTCTTCCAGTGAACAGTGTCTAAGCATCACCAATCGTAGAACAAGAGCTCGGGTTGTCGCTTGAAACAAAAGTGATCCCAGCGTAGCTCCGTTCTGGtttattgtagcaggttaaactcctacttattcaAAATAGATCCTGACATACCTAATCCTCTTTTCACGCCCAATGAAACCAACTCACTTAAGTTTCGTCGATGACAGCTAACTTATTACTTCCACCTCAGTAAGGGTCTAGAAActcattacaaaaacaaaaaagtattaagAGAACATTCATACAATACGTCCATGACATTGGATAGATTTTTTTAGCGCGTATGCAGCAGAAGTTCCTCCGATCCCGATTTGGGCTCAAGGTAGGCTAGTTACTAGGGGTTGCTGTTCTAttgacaaatttaattttttaaagccgATTCAAACAGGGTTAGACACTCGAAATAAGAGCCCTTGCCCTTGATGAAATTCGGGACAATTCTGGTAACACAGAATTGGatgattattttcaaaaaagctttTGCCGAGCaattactattaaaaattagaaataatactTTCAAATTATTCCACTTATGGTTAATTTCCAACAATATTTTCGGAAGCaaaattctaaacaaaaataataatatatgtagtttttttGAATAGCTTTTATTATAACACCTTATTGTtgcaaacacatatgtataaaattaatcCTTCCATTAGATCTGTTATAAGTAAAGGCTGTTATAAAAAGGATTGCTTTTGTTCAGACGATTCATTTTCGAACCAAAGATTTTTGAGACATTTCAAATTTGAGTGTGTTCCCAAATTTTGCAACTCCAAACTGTAGTCCAATGGATTCAAATCTGGACTTCCAGACTGCCAATTAGAAATCTTTCTAAGAGATATTTTGCTCTCCATTGAAGGCAGTATTATTTAACTGCCTTAGTGGTCTTGCAGGGATTTAAAactgaattaaaatttactagCATGCCGTTCTAGAAGTAAagcagtatatatatatatattatatttaaatcttCTTCAACAGTGAAAATTCTTTCtactgtaaaaatatttctttcacgGCCCTTGACTGAAAACCGCTGAAGAAGTCGCTTGCATATGTTGAGCTTTATTTGCTTCAAGTAGGTTGTCAGAAGATGACAATTTAACCAATGCTACATTGAAATTGATTGACAGTTTTATAAGAGGATTTTTGCGAATGCGTTCGCGACAAGTTTTTAGCGCTGAATAGGTTCGAACCACGAGAGGACGACTCTTTCTCTTCTTGACATCAACAGTAGACGTTAGGGAAAACGATCAATAGTGCAGTAAACAAACTCtcgctttccaaagtaaacaggactttttgaatctagcgccccctggtggcgtcatctatatgtcgactggtgcgttaaaatctgctatctatcgattgtccagtgagaatttcatgacatttcattgattggaagtgaaattattgcgttttaagtgtcagtaactttgtgttatcggtgcgaaaatgagcttcgaacaaagagccaacattaaattttgttttaaaattggtaaaacttttaccgaaacatttcaattgattaaaaaagtttatggcgatgattgcctatcccgtagcagagtagACGAAgagttttcaaagtggtcttgaggacataaatgacgatcaacatgtgggccaatcaaaatccgtcaACACCGGAagttccatcgaaactgtgcgtgaattcatcaaaaatcatcgAAATCATCACTGAAATTCATGTAAATGGAATTGGACATCTCCAAACATAggtttatcgcattttgaccgaacatttgggtttacgaaagttgtgtgcactgtttgttccgcacaaattgactgacgaccaaaaattgcttatttgaccaaaaatcacattttaactattaaccactcctcgtattcacctggtttggcaccgtgcgatttcctccttttcggaaaaatgcatttgcccatgaaaggaaagcgttatgcagacgtagaggccattcaaaaggtttgcaccggcatactgacggccaacgagctaaaaactctcgttcgacatgcttttggaccgtgcaaaaagctgtattgaagcagaaggagactatttggaataaaataaattgattttgtcaaaaaaacaacatttgctCTGTTTTTTAAagccctgtttactttggaacgtacctTGTAGAAACACTTTTTCGACAAATTAGTTCTCGCTATATGCGTTATATGTAAGCTTTTTAACAGAATTTATAAGCAAGAATTGGTATATTTATTGCAACACGAACactattaaaaatgtatgcataattatatttttcaggTTGATGTGGATGAATGTGAAGACATTGCCATGGAGTACAACATTTCTAGCATGccaacttttgtatttatgaaaggAAGTCAACAGATATATTCCTTTGCAGGGGCAAATGCCGAAAAATTAGCTGATTATGTGGAGAAGaatgcataaatttaaattcgaatttattgtatttaattttttgttatgctGTAAAGtttccaattttaattttgaacaataaaaaattgtagtcTTTTGAGATcataatctaaaaaaaattttcatttatttatatttattatgcatATTAAGTTTTCAATGTTATTATATGGCACACATTAAAGAAGCCCATTGTTACACCATGCACTTCTCATTCCTTGGCGCCTGGGATTATTAGAAAACTGTTAAACTAAGCGCCATTAACTTTCAATCTCATCGGCAAAACCACAATTTCCTGCTACGGCCAAACATTCACAATTGAGGCGCAAAATTCGGCGATTACGTTAAACATTGGCACCCAATTTTTTCAGAATGCCGCTGGAGCTTGTGGCCAATTAGACGTCGGATTTCAGCTTCTTAACCGATGTGTTTATACAGTTTTTTATATATGATTTCTTTAACTCAGCGACATAATTTCTCGAactaatcgaatctccaaacttttcccGCAATAATTCAGTTGTTGCACGTTACGCATTCCAAACGgtgttagatcgccgaaaaaagcGCTtggctgaataaaatttgagtcAATTCCGGTGTGCTGTGGGAATTGTGCACGTTCAGCATCGTGCTGTGTGTTGTCAAGataacttcttccaattgcggccataaaaagttgattGCCATCGACAGTAATGGTGTCACACAGCTTCATTTTGAAAGAATTACAAACCGATGATTCGatcagaccaaaaaccatatcaaaATGTCAATTTAGGTTAATGTACTGGGTGTTCATGAAtaaattgtggattttcttcgcacccaaattgacagttttgtttatttaccgcaccactcagatgaaacaTGAACGATTATTataccataaaatggcaaaaggacATGAAAAGTTGCATTAGAGAACGActgttttcataataaaattgaattatttgtaaacgttgttcttgcgtatatctttccatgatgaaattgtaaacattactgaaaacaatgaaaaaaattatacacacttagaaatcatatcatcccaaCCGAATATTTTACTCATTTGCCATGGGAGCCCGTTCGTATACAAGTCTAGCAGAGGTTTCCGTACTAGTGCCGCGATCAAAGTTAAAAGGGTTAAACAGTTAGAGTTACCCTGGAGCCTGTCATGATTCGTTAATTTGGAATACGAGTCAATTAAGAACTTTAATGAAGCAGCAGTGTATTCGAGGCATAAGAAACTTTTGGCTGCTaggtacatttttaattaatgcccctattgcggttttcaacccgaCTTGGTCGAAGTGAATCCACacctaataaaaaaatctacactgaaatctagcaacaagtgccaaagtttagtacaaaatctgattttatcaataaatttgacacagattcagactgaAACaggcctgacatatggttggttggttgggttgggcttgggaggaacccgaagagcagccacctccacggggtgggttctgggtgatcAATagaggttagctgagagctgcaacaattttcaccttgcgctgtggcgcgccgcattttcgctcgtatctcgggaacggttcgtcctacggccatgatcacatataccatttcggtagcaaatgacgtgacaaataacttttgttttatacattttgccatgagatgcgcatttcaggcgctaggtagacaatttcacgattttaggcgaatttccgaaattttaaggccggagttggggttgaagatgcaatccgatctcaaaacaaacaggggtgttgtggaatctgatagttgtcggaatcagaattgaaaccgatcaaaaaaaaatgaattcagatattattggtttgatgttcgaaacagaatttgtatcggttttgggtgtcatcgaacccaattttatcggttttgttatcagaaataaaacaagaagaTAATCGCCAACAGATTTGAATATTCAGTTTATATTTCTGTGTGTTGTTAGACGGTTGacaaaatgtaagttaagaaatttatttattttattgttacgaagtaattaactttatttttgtagGGGAAAACATAAGAACAGAACGCAAAATACgattataattgaatttatggaaaaaaaatcctgATATCTTAAGAGGATTTACGAAACGTAATAAGCCGACGATAGATTCGTTATGGCAGGCATTAACTGAATCCCTTAATGCTGCAGGTCCTCCACACAAAGACGTAAAGGGGTGGAAAAAGGTAagtaaatttcagtgaaaattaaactgcaattaaattaaacttatttctaTAGGTTATGACTGAGTGGAAAAGCGGAATCAAAAGAAAATTAGCTCACAACAAAATTGAGAGTCGAGCAACAGGAGGTGGtccattttcaaaatatcagcTCACTCCAAACGAAGAAACCATTGTGCGTCTTTGTGGCATTTCGCAAACTATAGAAGGCATATTAGGCGTTTCTCTTGGCACCCAACCCGTTAATGAGAATTTAAATATACCAATTGCAGGGGTGAATGTAGATTTGTCTTCCTCATCGCCAGAGGAACAAAATATAAACTTGAGTTATAATGCATCCAATAGACAAATAGATGCCGACGATATACCCTCCACGTCACAAAGGCAACACGAAATAAATGCTAGTGTACCTAGAAGGCAAAAATTAGAAAGTACAGCAGATCGCTTAAAAAGATTTTTGGATgaggaagataaaaaaatggagatatattgaaaatttttgatcaaataacaGAACTGCAATCTAAAAATGCTAGCAGCTTGAGGCGTATATACCAAGCAATAGAGAGTAATAATAAAACTGTTGGAAGAGCTATTACTGAATTGAAAGATGAGTTTGTAAGTATAAGTACTCAATTGCTTAAAGCTATTGTGGAAAAAAATGAGATTAAAAAAGAACAACTAAATCTCGAAGTTCTCAAGTTTGAACACAAAAGACAatataacgaaaaaaaagattacttattaagtatattatttaatgaaagATCCTGGTTGTGAAATATACTTA encodes the following:
- the LOC126765108 gene encoding thioredoxin-2-like — encoded protein: MPHLIQDSNDLKNQLKEAGAKLVVIDFFATWCGPCKIIAPRLEELAKEYEGRVVVLKVDVDECEDIAMEYNISSMPTFVFMKGSQQIYSFAGANAEKLADYVEKNA
- the LOC126765175 gene encoding uncharacterized protein LOC126765175: LNLWKKNPDILRGFTKRNKPTIDSLWQALTESLNAAGPPHKDVKGWKKVMTEWKSGIKRKLAHNKIESRATGGGPFSKYQLTPNEETIVRLCGISQTIEGILGVSLGTQPVNENLNIPIAGVNVDLSSSSPEEQNINLSYNASNRQIDADDIPSTSQRQHEINASVPRRQKLESTADRLKRFLDEEDKKMEIY